From the Leptolyngbya sp. O-77 genome, one window contains:
- a CDS encoding MGMT family protein, with translation MNTYQVIYDIVRQIPHGQVATYGQVADLAQLYGKARLVGYALYRVDMQNSDIPWHRVINARGEVSESPLRYGTDYLQRSLLEAEGIEFSPEGKVDLRRYLWRPGGE, from the coding sequence ATGAACACGTATCAGGTGATCTACGACATCGTGCGGCAGATTCCCCACGGACAAGTGGCGACCTATGGGCAAGTGGCGGATCTGGCGCAACTGTATGGTAAGGCGCGGCTGGTGGGCTACGCGCTCTATCGGGTCGATATGCAAAATTCCGACATTCCCTGGCATCGCGTCATCAACGCCAGAGGCGAAGTGTCTGAATCGCCGCTGCGCTACGGTACGGATTATTTGCAGCGATCGCTCTTAGAAGCAGAGGGTATCGAGTTTAGCCCAGAGGGAAAGGTGGATTTGCGGAGATATCTGTGGCGGCCGGGGGGAGAGTGA
- a CDS encoding aldehyde dehydrogenase family protein, with amino-acid sequence MLTSTPDLKTLAQQTRSAARRLAALSGEARNRAVEAIALALEAAAPEILAANAADCAAALEEGLAKPLYGRLKLDETKLRGVIAGVRDVARLADPVGQVQLHRELDTGLVLKRITCPLGVLGVIFESRPDALVQIASLAIKSGNGVILKGGREAVRSCEALTRAIHRGLSSVDLDPAVVRLLTTREETVALLGLDQEVDLIIPRGSNAFVRFVQENTRIPVLGHADGICHLYVDRAADVAQAVGDRPRCQKPTIPPPAMPLKPCWCMRAIASEFLAAMVPVFQTGGRRTARR; translated from the coding sequence ATGCTCACCTCTACCCCTGACCTGAAAACCCTGGCCCAGCAGACTCGATCGGCGGCGCGGCGGCTGGCGGCGCTATCGGGCGAGGCGCGAAATCGGGCGGTGGAGGCGATCGCCCTTGCCCTGGAAGCCGCAGCCCCAGAGATTCTGGCAGCCAATGCAGCAGACTGTGCGGCAGCGCTAGAGGAGGGGCTGGCGAAACCGCTCTACGGGCGGCTGAAGCTGGATGAAACCAAGCTGCGCGGCGTGATAGCGGGCGTGCGCGATGTGGCGCGGCTGGCTGATCCGGTGGGGCAGGTGCAGCTTCATCGAGAACTGGACACCGGGCTGGTGCTAAAGCGCATTACCTGTCCCCTGGGTGTGCTGGGCGTAATTTTCGAGTCGCGGCCCGATGCGCTGGTGCAAATTGCGTCGCTGGCGATCAAATCGGGCAACGGCGTGATTCTCAAAGGCGGGCGGGAAGCGGTGCGCTCCTGCGAGGCGCTGACGAGGGCGATTCACCGGGGGCTGAGTTCGGTAGACCTAGACCCGGCGGTGGTGCGCCTGCTGACGACGCGGGAGGAAACGGTGGCGCTGTTGGGGCTGGATCAAGAAGTGGATCTCATTATTCCGCGTGGCTCCAATGCCTTTGTGCGGTTTGTGCAGGAGAATACGCGGATTCCGGTGCTGGGCCATGCCGACGGCATCTGCCACCTATACGTCGATCGGGCGGCCGACGTGGCCCAGGCGGTGGGCGATCGCCCTCGATGCCAAAAACCAACTATCCCTCCGCCTGCAATGCCATTGAAACCCTGCTGGTGCATGAGGGCGATCGCTTCTGAATTCTTAGCCGCAATGGTTCCAGTTTTTCAAACAGGCGGGCGTAGAACTGCGCGGCGATGA
- the bioD gene encoding dethiobiotin synthase — translation MSALLIAATDSDTGKTVLISALAAYWQAHSGGRSLGIMKPVQSGKGDRELYQRLFPLNQSISEINPIHFDSPLAPPIAANKEGRHISLDSAWHTFETLSKQKDWVLVEALGSLGSPITHETTVADLAWDWRIPTVLVVPVKLGAIGQAVANVALARQSRVHIKGIVLNCVAPCTQQEIDDWAPADLIQSLTQVPILGLIPHLPDPTDLSRLTQAASDLALERLMPMRG, via the coding sequence TTGAGTGCGCTTTTGATCGCAGCGACGGATTCAGATACGGGAAAAACAGTGTTGATTTCGGCACTGGCGGCCTACTGGCAGGCCCACAGCGGCGGGCGATCGCTCGGCATTATGAAACCAGTGCAGTCTGGCAAGGGCGATCGGGAACTCTATCAGCGCCTTTTCCCGCTCAACCAGTCCATCAGCGAGATCAACCCCATCCACTTTGACTCGCCGCTAGCGCCGCCCATTGCCGCCAACAAAGAAGGTCGCCACATCAGCCTCGATAGCGCCTGGCACACCTTTGAAACCCTCTCCAAACAAAAGGACTGGGTGCTAGTTGAGGCGCTGGGCAGCCTGGGGTCGCCCATTACCCACGAAACGACTGTCGCCGACCTCGCCTGGGACTGGCGCATTCCCACCGTCCTTGTCGTGCCGGTAAAACTGGGGGCGATCGGGCAAGCCGTGGCAAACGTCGCCCTGGCCCGCCAGTCCCGCGTCCACATCAAGGGCATTGTCTTAAACTGCGTTGCGCCCTGCACCCAGCAGGAGATTGACGACTGGGCCCCTGCCGACCTGATCCAGTCCCTCACCCAGGTTCCCATCCTCGGCCTCATCCCCCATCTGCCCGACCCCACCGACCTCAGCCGCCTCACCCAAGCCGCCTCTGACTTGGCGCTTGAACGGTTGATGCCAATGCGGGGATAG
- the tatA gene encoding twin-arginine translocase TatA/TatE family subunit, with product MFGLGWPEVAIIAVVAILIFGPKKIPELGGALGKTLRGFKEEMSKVNEEGDRELEE from the coding sequence ATGTTTGGTTTGGGCTGGCCCGAGGTTGCCATTATTGCAGTCGTTGCAATTCTTATTTTTGGGCCCAAAAAGATCCCTGAGTTGGGTGGCGCTTTGGGCAAGACGCTGCGGGGCTTCAAGGAAGAGATGAGCAAGGTAAACGAAGAGGGCGATCGCGAACTGGAAGAATAG
- the dmeF gene encoding CDF family Co(II)/Ni(II) efflux transporter DmeF — protein MHIHTLEPWQHPHDFLLRQDRAERKTQIVLVLTAVTMIAEIAAGTLFGSMSLLADGWHMATHVAAFGITVFAYQYARKQANNPQYTFGTGKVSVLGGFTSAIALAVVALLMAIESGYRLFQPQEIQFNEALWVALLGLGVNLVSAVLLQDSHDHSHDYSHDHSHDYSHDYSHRHSHDPAAHSHQPHLPQERAHSFHTDHNLRAAYVHVLADALTSTLAIAALLAGKFGGWTWLDPIMGVVGAGVIARWAYGLIQETGAILLDGATDRTVRLDLISAIEADADNRVVDLHVWNVSPVHLAATVALVTHEPQPPEHYKNLLKHIPALSHVIVEVNPCQGEACMSLPSKAL, from the coding sequence ATGCACATTCACACCCTGGAACCCTGGCAACACCCGCACGACTTTTTGCTCCGTCAGGATCGGGCAGAACGCAAGACCCAAATTGTGCTGGTTCTGACTGCTGTCACGATGATTGCTGAGATTGCAGCGGGAACCCTGTTTGGCTCCATGTCGCTGCTGGCCGATGGATGGCACATGGCCACCCACGTTGCAGCGTTTGGGATTACGGTTTTTGCATACCAATACGCCCGGAAACAGGCCAACAATCCCCAATACACCTTTGGCACGGGGAAGGTTAGCGTGCTGGGTGGGTTTACGAGTGCGATCGCCCTGGCGGTGGTGGCACTGCTGATGGCGATCGAGTCGGGATATCGGCTGTTTCAGCCCCAGGAGATTCAATTTAATGAAGCCCTCTGGGTGGCGCTGCTGGGGCTGGGGGTGAACTTGGTCAGCGCTGTTCTGTTGCAAGATTCCCACGACCATTCCCACGATTATTCCCACGATCACTCCCACGATTATTCCCACGATTATTCTCATCGTCATTCCCACGACCCTGCTGCCCATTCTCACCAGCCGCATCTTCCGCAAGAGAGGGCGCACTCGTTCCATACCGACCACAACTTGCGGGCCGCCTATGTTCACGTTTTGGCAGATGCGCTGACCTCGACGCTGGCGATCGCCGCTCTGTTAGCGGGCAAATTTGGCGGGTGGACCTGGCTCGATCCAATCATGGGAGTCGTCGGCGCAGGAGTGATCGCCAGATGGGCCTATGGTCTGATCCAAGAAACAGGAGCCATTTTGCTAGACGGCGCAACCGATCGAACCGTTCGGCTAGACCTGATCAGCGCCATCGAAGCCGATGCGGACAATCGGGTGGTCGATTTGCATGTGTGGAACGTCAGCCCGGTGCATCTGGCCGCCACCGTTGCGCTGGTTACCCACGAGCCGCAGCCGCCGGAGCATTACAAAAACCTGCTGAAACATATCCCTGCGCTCTCTCACGTCATCGTCGAAGTGAACCCCTGCCAGGGAGAGGCCTGTATGAGTCTGCCGTCTAAAGCGCTGTGA
- a CDS encoding helicase C-terminal domain-containing protein — translation MIEVEVHQQLRAFLRAQGEPYWPHHLTMARLVARALRLGRSALVQAGAPSGYHGRYRLSYLMPALLWPEATVLVAPEAVQQRLLMVEIPRLRQWIPATKAIRAGDRLPQDGFQGLLLTTPQSWLADRLRNEERFPAAVPTIFDGADDLERWARQELTITLRPADWDALMLACPSQTEPIRDARVRLTRQLFQHPANPYECYLLDATELEVLTELAQRLAEETTALPDVWRQFWQHYQQPAQMLWADVNRRLGQFAIACAPADLAEFLHPVWTQQPVVLVGGAVDQETDAEIYRQRIGLEDVTCLKFSPDRQHELIHLYLPDRFPLPNTPQFQPALMSELRAMLAASVAQQGLTVVLVGDVPLRSQLGSQLAAEYGSRVQVEKTCLDERGILVCGWEFWREQQAVLPAPSLLVITTLPIPSLEEPLVSGRVAYYKQQRQDWFRLYLLPEALSELQRAIAPARESQGVVALLDTRVNYRSYGQQVLAALAPLARINYLDASLFRHLEGMGILE, via the coding sequence GTGATCGAGGTCGAGGTTCATCAACAGCTACGGGCGTTTTTGCGGGCGCAGGGCGAACCCTACTGGCCCCATCATTTGACGATGGCGCGGCTGGTGGCGCGGGCCCTGCGACTGGGGCGCAGTGCGCTGGTGCAGGCGGGTGCGCCGTCGGGCTATCACGGGCGCTATCGACTGAGCTATTTGATGCCCGCGCTGCTGTGGCCCGAAGCGACGGTGCTGGTGGCTCCGGAGGCAGTGCAGCAGCGCCTGCTGATGGTGGAGATTCCCCGGTTGCGCCAGTGGATTCCGGCGACCAAGGCCATTCGCGCGGGCGATCGCCTCCCACAGGACGGGTTTCAGGGTTTGCTGCTGACCACGCCCCAGTCTTGGCTGGCAGATCGGCTGCGAAATGAGGAACGCTTTCCCGCAGCAGTGCCAACCATTTTTGACGGAGCAGACGATCTAGAGCGCTGGGCCCGGCAAGAGTTAACCATTACGCTCCGTCCTGCCGACTGGGACGCGCTGATGCTGGCCTGTCCCAGCCAAACAGAGCCAATTCGAGATGCGCGGGTGCGGCTGACCCGTCAGTTGTTTCAGCATCCAGCGAATCCCTACGAGTGCTATCTGCTGGATGCAACTGAGCTAGAGGTGCTGACCGAACTGGCGCAGCGGCTTGCGGAGGAAACCACAGCACTGCCCGATGTCTGGCGACAGTTTTGGCAGCACTATCAACAGCCAGCACAGATGCTTTGGGCAGATGTAAACCGTCGGCTGGGTCAGTTTGCGATCGCCTGTGCGCCCGCAGACCTAGCAGAATTCCTGCACCCAGTATGGACGCAGCAGCCCGTCGTCTTGGTAGGCGGCGCAGTAGATCAGGAAACCGATGCGGAGATCTATCGACAGCGAATTGGGCTGGAGGACGTGACCTGTCTCAAGTTTTCGCCCGATCGCCAGCATGAGCTGATTCACCTCTACCTGCCCGATCGCTTTCCGCTGCCCAACACGCCCCAGTTTCAGCCCGCGCTGATGAGCGAACTGCGGGCGATGCTGGCGGCCAGCGTGGCGCAGCAGGGGCTGACGGTGGTGCTGGTGGGCGACGTGCCGCTGCGATCGCAGCTCGGGTCGCAACTGGCAGCAGAGTACGGCTCCCGCGTGCAGGTGGAAAAAACCTGTCTGGATGAGCGCGGCATTTTGGTCTGCGGCTGGGAGTTTTGGCGAGAGCAGCAGGCCGTGTTGCCCGCGCCCAGCCTGCTGGTGATTACCACGCTCCCGATTCCCTCGTTGGAGGAGCCGCTGGTGTCTGGCCGCGTTGCCTACTACAAACAGCAGCGCCAGGACTGGTTTCGTCTGTATCTGCTGCCCGAAGCCCTGAGCGAACTGCAACGGGCGATCGCCCCCGCCCGCGAGTCTCAAGGTGTAGTCGCCCTGCTCGATACCCGCGTCAACTACCGCAGCTACGGTCAGCAAGTCCTCGCTGCCCTGGCTCCCTTAGCACGGATTAATTACCTCGATGCCAGCCTTTTTCGACACCTCGAAGGCATGGGCATTTTGGAATAG
- a CDS encoding prephenate/arogenate dehydrogenase — MKIGIIGLGLIGGSLALDWRSLGHTILGISRRAETCERAIALGVVDRASPDLALMAEAAVVVLCTPLGAMTATVEALLPHLQPDAILTDVGSVKQPIVEAIAPRWPHFVGGHPMAGTAESGLEAAQRHLFVDRPYVLTPIDSTPPADLETVAELVRSLQARLYQCPPVAHDRAVALISHLPVMVSAGLIAACLAEPDAAVLQLAQCLASSGFADTSRVGGGNPELGVMMAKYNQTALLHGLHQYRDRLDQMIHHVETQNWPALEALLQQTQQARPQFLR; from the coding sequence GTGAAGATTGGCATTATTGGGCTGGGGCTGATTGGTGGGTCGCTGGCGTTGGACTGGCGATCGCTCGGCCACACGATTTTGGGCATCAGCCGTCGGGCGGAAACCTGTGAGCGGGCGATCGCCCTGGGGGTGGTGGATCGGGCGAGTCCTGACCTAGCGCTGATGGCAGAAGCAGCGGTGGTGGTGCTGTGTACGCCGCTGGGGGCAATGACGGCAACGGTGGAGGCGCTGCTGCCCCACTTGCAGCCCGATGCCATCTTGACGGATGTGGGATCAGTGAAGCAGCCGATTGTAGAGGCGATCGCCCCCCGCTGGCCCCACTTTGTCGGTGGACACCCAATGGCGGGCACGGCCGAAAGCGGGCTGGAGGCCGCCCAGCGCCATTTATTTGTCGATCGCCCCTACGTGCTGACCCCCATCGACAGCACCCCACCCGCCGATTTGGAAACAGTTGCGGAATTGGTGCGATCGCTCCAGGCGCGGTTGTATCAGTGCCCGCCCGTCGCCCACGATCGCGCCGTTGCCCTGATTTCCCATCTGCCTGTCATGGTCAGCGCGGGGCTGATTGCGGCTTGCCTCGCGGAACCCGATGCAGCGGTGCTGCAACTGGCACAATGCCTTGCCAGCTCTGGCTTTGCCGATACCAGTCGGGTGGGCGGCGGCAACCCCGAACTGGGCGTGATGATGGCGAAATATAACCAGACGGCGCTGCTGCACGGGCTGCATCAATACCGCGATCGCCTCGACCAAATGATTCACCACGTCGAAACCCAAAACTGGCCAGCCCTGGAAGCGCTCCTCCAGCAAACGCAGCAGGCCCGCCCCCAGTTTCTTCGCTAG
- a CDS encoding DUF4188 domain-containing protein — translation MQQGDRRFAPGEKGFLGAESFFRLFPLGVMMMSYWRSFEDLERFARSPAEPHLPAWQSFNKAVGSDGSVGIWHETYLIQPGQYEAIYVNMPVFGLGTATEHMPVGQRGERARERVKSAGSWEDEMR, via the coding sequence TTGCAGCAGGGCGATCGCCGCTTCGCACCAGGCGAAAAGGGCTTTTTGGGCGCAGAGAGCTTCTTTCGGCTATTTCCACTGGGCGTGATGATGATGTCCTATTGGCGATCGTTTGAAGACCTGGAACGGTTTGCTCGCAGCCCCGCCGAGCCACACCTCCCTGCATGGCAATCGTTTAACAAAGCCGTCGGCAGCGATGGCAGCGTCGGCATCTGGCACGAAACCTATCTGATTCAGCCGGGGCAATACGAAGCGATCTATGTCAATATGCCTGTCTTTGGGCTGGGGACGGCGACGGAGCATATGCCCGTGGGTCAGCGGGGAGAGCGGGCGCGGGAGCGGGTAAAGTCAGCGGGATCATGGGAGGATGAGATGAGGTAA
- a CDS encoding ketose-bisphosphate aldolase: MLTSTQELLETARRNAYAIGAFNVYNLEGVKAVVEAAEALQSPAMLQLHPSALKYGRSPLVALCLEAARAASVPISVHLDHSTSATDIQDALTAGMRSVMADGSPLPYAENLAFTRDMTALAHRYGAVVEAEIGRISGTEDGLTIAEKEAKMTDPDQAVEFVAATGVDALAVTIGNVHGEYKSPPRLDFDRLARIRQRLSIPLVLHGASGLPAEMISRSIQLGVCKFNVNTEVRQAYMATLAGQVCGDYERDLLDVTREAIAAMRSVIMEKIRLFGSDGKAHQHQTPYAAMLLQAQS; this comes from the coding sequence ATGCTCACCTCGACCCAAGAACTCCTGGAGACAGCGCGGCGCAATGCTTACGCCATTGGTGCGTTTAATGTCTATAACCTGGAGGGCGTAAAGGCGGTGGTGGAGGCGGCGGAGGCGTTGCAAAGTCCGGCGATGCTGCAACTGCATCCGAGTGCGCTGAAGTATGGGCGATCGCCCCTCGTTGCGCTCTGTCTCGAAGCAGCACGAGCCGCATCGGTTCCAATTTCAGTCCATCTCGACCACAGCACCTCAGCTACCGACATTCAGGACGCACTGACGGCGGGGATGCGCTCGGTTATGGCGGACGGGTCGCCCCTGCCCTACGCCGAGAACCTTGCCTTTACCCGCGACATGACGGCCTTGGCGCACCGCTATGGCGCGGTGGTCGAGGCGGAAATCGGGCGGATCAGCGGCACCGAAGACGGGCTGACCATTGCCGAAAAGGAAGCCAAAATGACTGACCCGGATCAGGCGGTGGAATTTGTGGCGGCGACGGGGGTAGACGCGCTGGCGGTGACGATTGGCAACGTCCACGGGGAATATAAAAGCCCGCCCCGGCTAGACTTTGATCGGCTGGCGCGAATCCGGCAGCGGCTCTCGATTCCGCTGGTGCTGCACGGCGCATCGGGCTTGCCCGCAGAGATGATCAGCCGCTCGATTCAATTGGGGGTGTGCAAGTTTAACGTCAATACTGAGGTGCGGCAGGCGTATATGGCGACGCTGGCGGGGCAGGTCTGCGGCGACTATGAGCGAGACTTGCTGGATGTCACGCGAGAGGCGATCGCCGCCATGCGATCGGTCATCATGGAAAAGATCCGTCTGTTTGGCTCCGACGGCAAAGCCCATCAGCATCAAACTCCCTACGCCGCCATGCTCCTCCAGGCTCAGTCCTAG
- a CDS encoding ABC transporter ATP-binding protein: MLHLRDVSYHPATTPSPILNNISLDMAPQQLGLIVGPSGSGKSTLLEILSGLAKKTSGTIRWRDQDLNPEYLRELAGLVFQFPERHFCGSTILEELRLGHPELSRDRLHHALQEVGLDHLSLGTSPRDLSGGQQRRLALAVQLIRQPFLLLLDEPTAGLDWSMRQQLVSVLARLKQDWCLLVVSHDASELAAIADRCWTLHHGQLQPVEPSLFITASA, encoded by the coding sequence ATGCTTCATCTGCGCGACGTTAGCTATCATCCCGCCACCACGCCCAGCCCGATTCTGAATAACATCAGCCTGGATATGGCTCCGCAGCAGTTGGGCCTGATCGTGGGGCCGAGCGGCTCTGGTAAAAGCACGCTGCTGGAAATCCTCAGCGGGCTGGCCAAGAAAACGTCGGGCACGATCCGCTGGCGCGACCAGGACTTGAACCCGGAGTATCTGCGGGAACTGGCGGGGCTGGTGTTTCAGTTTCCAGAGCGGCACTTTTGCGGCAGCACGATTTTGGAAGAACTGCGGCTGGGCCATCCCGAACTGAGCCGCGATCGCCTCCATCACGCGCTCCAGGAAGTAGGGCTGGATCACCTGTCTTTGGGCACGTCGCCCCGCGACCTCAGCGGGGGCCAGCAGCGGCGACTGGCCCTTGCTGTGCAATTGATTCGCCAGCCCTTTTTGCTGCTGCTCGACGAACCCACCGCTGGGCTGGACTGGTCGATGCGGCAGCAGTTGGTGAGCGTGCTGGCGCGGCTCAAGCAAGACTGGTGTCTGCTGGTGGTGTCTCACGATGCCAGCGAACTGGCGGCGATCGCCGACCGCTGCTGGACGCTGCACCACGGCCAACTCCAGCCCGTCGAACCGTCCCTTTTCATCACTGCCAGCGCCTAA
- the rsmG gene encoding 16S rRNA (guanine(527)-N(7))-methyltransferase RsmG produces the protein MSHAASFPTLPTLPELWQTTLGWQPTPAQQDQFQQLYSHILDGNQRLNLTRITDPEEFWEKHLWDSMSGLVGVREWGLGVRACERRSTFETPPALPSSQQLIDIGTGAGFPGIPVALTLPQAQVTLLDSTRKKLAFLETVLVQVGVQNAQTLCDRAESVGQAPQHREQYDGALLRAVAPAAVCAEYALPLLKLGGVAVLYRGQWSEAETAALRPVLRILGGELEAIAPFTTPISRAARHCLYLRKTAPTPAEFPRPVGVPSQKPLE, from the coding sequence ATGAGCCACGCTGCGTCATTCCCTACGCTCCCCACCCTGCCCGAACTGTGGCAGACAACCCTCGGCTGGCAGCCCACTCCCGCCCAGCAAGACCAATTCCAGCAGCTTTATAGCCACATCCTCGACGGCAACCAGCGCCTCAACCTGACCCGCATCACCGACCCCGAAGAGTTTTGGGAAAAGCATCTGTGGGACTCGATGAGTGGACTGGTGGGGGTTCGGGAGTGGGGGCTGGGAGTCCGGGCTTGTGAGAGGCGCAGCACATTTGAGACTCCTCCAGCACTCCCATCCTCCCAGCAGCTGATCGACATCGGCACCGGCGCAGGCTTCCCCGGTATTCCTGTCGCGCTGACCTTGCCCCAGGCTCAGGTAACGCTGCTGGATTCGACGCGCAAGAAGCTGGCGTTTTTGGAAACGGTGCTGGTGCAGGTGGGGGTGCAAAATGCCCAGACCCTTTGCGATCGCGCTGAATCGGTGGGGCAAGCTCCGCAACACCGCGAACAGTATGACGGGGCGCTGCTGCGGGCAGTGGCTCCGGCGGCGGTGTGTGCCGAATATGCGCTGCCGCTGCTGAAGCTAGGCGGGGTGGCGGTGCTGTATCGCGGGCAGTGGAGTGAGGCGGAAACTGCTGCGCTGAGGCCGGTGCTGAGGATATTGGGCGGGGAACTGGAGGCGATCGCCCCCTTCACCACGCCGATCAGCCGTGCCGCCCGCCACTGTTTGTATTTGCGAAAAACTGCGCCTACCCCGGCGGAGTTTCCCCGTCCGGTTGGGGTTCCCAGCCAGAAGCCCCTGGAATAG
- a CDS encoding diguanylate cyclase domain-containing protein, which yields MEAPDVDVINILIVDDTPANLQLLTSLLRRRGYEVRAANSGALGLAIARATRTEVVLLDISMPEMDGFTVCEQLKSDQRTRDISVIFVSALSEVVDKVKAFAVGGVDYITKPFHVQEVVARVETHLTLRRLQQQLQAQNERLQQEMRDRLAAEAALQAANLELKRLAHSDGLTQVANRRRFDEYLAQEWQHMLREQQPLSLILCDVDCFKAYNDIYGHQEGDQCLRQVASVISAAAKRAVDLVARYGGEEFAIILPNTASEGAQQVAKDIQANIKALALPHAASSAAPIVTLSQGIATLIPQLDGEPDQLIAAADQALYRAKQSGRDRIMVATPDS from the coding sequence ATGGAAGCACCCGATGTCGATGTGATTAATATTCTGATTGTGGACGATACACCCGCCAATCTACAGTTGTTAACCAGCTTGCTGCGGCGCAGAGGGTATGAAGTGAGAGCTGCAAACAGCGGGGCTTTGGGATTGGCGATCGCCCGCGCTACGCGAACCGAAGTGGTGCTGCTCGACATTTCAATGCCCGAAATGGACGGCTTTACGGTTTGCGAACAGCTCAAGTCGGATCAGCGCACGCGAGATATTTCTGTCATCTTTGTCAGCGCCCTCAGCGAGGTCGTAGACAAAGTAAAAGCCTTTGCAGTAGGCGGGGTGGACTACATCACCAAACCCTTTCATGTACAGGAAGTGGTGGCGCGAGTCGAAACGCACCTCACCCTGCGCCGACTCCAGCAGCAGCTCCAGGCGCAAAACGAGCGGCTGCAACAGGAAATGCGCGATCGCCTGGCCGCCGAAGCCGCCCTCCAGGCTGCAAACCTGGAGCTAAAACGACTCGCTCACTCCGATGGACTAACTCAGGTCGCCAATCGTCGCCGCTTTGACGAATATCTGGCGCAAGAATGGCAGCACATGCTGCGCGAACAGCAGCCCCTCTCTTTGATTCTCTGCGATGTCGATTGTTTCAAAGCCTACAACGATATCTATGGCCACCAGGAAGGCGACCAGTGCCTCCGACAAGTTGCCAGTGTAATTAGCGCGGCTGCAAAACGCGCTGTAGATTTGGTAGCCCGCTATGGCGGCGAAGAGTTTGCAATCATCTTGCCCAACACCGCCAGCGAAGGAGCGCAGCAGGTCGCAAAAGATATTCAAGCAAATATCAAAGCTCTGGCCCTGCCCCACGCCGCGTCTTCGGCTGCGCCCATTGTCACGCTGAGCCAGGGCATTGCCACGCTGATTCCCCAACTCGACGGAGAACCCGACCAACTGATTGCCGCTGCTGATCAGGCGCTCTATCGAGCCAAGCAGTCTGGGCGCGATCGCATTATGGTGGCGACTCCAGATTCCTAA
- a CDS encoding ABC transporter ATP-binding protein: MSQVVLENLYKSFQKGKAEGESQAGSSAVLRRINLTVRDGEFMVLVGPSGCGKSTLLRLIAGLETATAGNIFVGDRLVNDLPPNQRDIAMVFQSYALYPHMTVYDNLAFGLRRSASSLANAETSDQPSLWQNWLVAATRPLPKGLRYLTERERAIAQRVQTVAQMLQIEPLLNRLPKQLSGGQKQRVALGRAMARNPQVFLMDEPLSNLDAKLRTETRAQIVNLQRKLGTTTIYVTHDQTEAMTMGDRIAVLNAGQIQQIATPLELYNRPANRFVAEFIGSPPMNFLPVQVQPPLVIAHPQFRMTLPESWELLLRPYAGRSLVLGIRPEHLNLSLPAPKNLPGRVRRIEALGADTFLSISIHEPGSEEPWLQVRIEPDRAVAPGDEVWLSLMPDKLHLFDPDTGEALRPG; this comes from the coding sequence GTGTCTCAGGTTGTCTTAGAAAATCTCTACAAAAGCTTTCAGAAGGGCAAAGCTGAGGGCGAATCCCAAGCGGGTTCGTCGGCGGTGCTGCGACGCATCAACCTGACTGTGCGCGATGGGGAATTTATGGTGCTGGTGGGGCCAAGCGGCTGCGGCAAAAGCACGCTGCTCCGGCTGATTGCAGGGCTAGAAACGGCGACGGCTGGAAATATTTTTGTGGGCGATCGCCTCGTCAACGACCTGCCGCCCAACCAGCGCGACATTGCGATGGTGTTCCAGAGCTACGCGCTGTATCCCCACATGACCGTGTATGACAATCTGGCCTTTGGGCTGCGGCGGTCGGCAAGCTCCCTGGCCAATGCCGAAACGTCCGATCAGCCTTCTTTGTGGCAAAACTGGCTGGTGGCGGCGACTCGTCCGCTGCCCAAGGGCTTGCGCTATCTGACCGAGCGAGAACGGGCGATCGCCCAGCGGGTGCAGACGGTGGCCCAGATGCTCCAGATCGAACCCTTGCTCAACCGCTTGCCCAAGCAGCTTTCGGGTGGGCAAAAGCAGCGGGTGGCGCTGGGGCGGGCGATGGCGCGAAATCCGCAGGTGTTTCTGATGGACGAGCCGCTGAGCAATCTGGATGCCAAGCTGCGAACGGAGACCCGCGCCCAGATTGTGAATCTCCAGCGCAAGCTGGGTACGACGACGATCTACGTGACGCATGATCAAACAGAGGCGATGACGATGGGCGATCGCATTGCTGTACTGAATGCGGGTCAGATCCAGCAAATCGCCACGCCGCTGGAACTGTATAATCGTCCAGCGAATCGATTTGTAGCAGAGTTTATCGGGTCGCCGCCGATGAATTTTCTGCCCGTGCAGGTGCAGCCGCCGCTGGTCATTGCCCATCCCCAGTTCCGCATGACGCTGCCCGAAAGCTGGGAACTGCTGCTGCGGCCTTATGCAGGGCGATCGCTCGTCCTGGGCATTCGGCCCGAACACCTCAACCTCAGCCTACCTGCTCCGAAAAACCTGCCCGGCCGCGTCCGCCGTATCGAGGCGCTGGGAGCCGACACCTTTCTCAGCATCAGTATTCACGAACCGGGCAGCGAGGAACCCTGGCTGCAAGTCCGCATTGAACCCGATCGCGCCGTTGCGCCTGGGGATGAGGTGTGGCTGTCGCTGATGCCTGATAAGCTGCACCTGTTTGACCCCGATACGGGCGAAGCGCTACGGCCAGGATAG